One window from the genome of Choloepus didactylus isolate mChoDid1 chromosome 2, mChoDid1.pri, whole genome shotgun sequence encodes:
- the LOC119527293 gene encoding LOW QUALITY PROTEIN: protein MIS12 homolog (The sequence of the model RefSeq protein was modified relative to this genomic sequence to represent the inferred CDS: inserted 2 bases in 1 codon), with amino-acid sequence MSVDPMTYEAQFFGFTPQTCMLRIYIAFQDYLFEVMQAIEQVILKKLDGIPDCEVSPVQIRKCTEKFLRFMKGRSDNLFGKMEQLFLQLILRIPPNILLPEDKSXSEEEFQLLQKEIKQLQDKYKIELCTNQALLAELEEQKIVQDKLKQTLTLFDELENVARDHGTSDSRESLVFLVQNSRKLQNIQDSVEREGKKLKIS; translated from the exons atGTCTGTTGATCCAATGACGTATGAGGCCCAGTTCTTTGGCTTCACACCCCAAACTTGTATGCTTAGGATCTACATTGCATTTCAAGACTACCTGTTTGAAGTGATGCAGGCTATTGAACAGGTTATTTTGAAGAAGCTGGACGGCATCCCAGACTGTGAAGTTAGCCCAGTCCAGATTCGTAAATGCACAGAGAAGTTTCTACGCTTCATGAAGGGACGTTCTGATAACCTTTTTGGCAAAATGGAGCAGCTGTTTTTGCAGTTGATTTTGCGTATTCCCCCAAACATCTTGCTTCCTGAAGATAAATC CAGTGAGGAAGAATTCCAACTTctccaaaaagaaatcaaacagttACAAGATAAGTATAAGATTGAATTGTGCACTAATCAGGCTCTTCTTGCAGAATTAGAAGAGCAAAAAATTGTTCAGGACAAACTCAAACAGACATTGACTTTGTTCGATGAGCTTGAAAATGTTGCCAGAGATCATGGGACTAGTGATAGTAGAGAGAGTTTGGTGTTTCTGGTCCAGAATtctagaaaactacaaaatattcaaGACAGTGTAGAAAGGGAAggcaaaaaactgaaaatatcttaa